A stretch of Cicer arietinum cultivar CDC Frontier isolate Library 1 chromosome 5, Cicar.CDCFrontier_v2.0, whole genome shotgun sequence DNA encodes these proteins:
- the LOC101505892 gene encoding mediator of RNA polymerase II transcription subunit 13 isoform X1: MWTNVFKIGGLHQITWFQFLPHEPDLNPLPDKSLKSDQKDAAMLLVLSSHLQLQKEGFLSTWTNSFVGPWDPSQGLHNPDEKIKLWLFLPGRHSSVSETAQPALSGLRVVASGLWVAPGDSEEVASALSQALRNCIERALLGLYYMRFGDVFSKVHQFQSEELLRKGHPAFEFVFAATEEAIFIHVIVSSKNIRMLSTSDLEKLLKHSTEATYRLPVVVSPHGVRGSLTGCSSSDLVKQSYFSSSAKFRVSNGIIGLPYHVSQGVGCQLRGQNCFVEVSLGFARSGTDKALQTNRNIVRNLPKSPVMGQSDHKGSPDHLLVNEKTFLYPAEAVLVPVFQTSLARSSLRRFWLQNWMGPSLTGSSSFIHCAGNVESTEDPWTEINGSRTQNSYDSSSNSNSSSISSLSASSSDSDYKTTGLSELEADADSLTCRQSMVSSGRLGSDGSILGSKRSRTGVTQSLSMTTHIPGQDAYMSDFGSMEVNNSAITRVGNEPIGSIWDWDDEEDKGMEMDIQALLSEFGDFGDFFENDVLPFGEPPGTAESQALILSAPDCGDVNSSPAGASAMDVSDQMLLPIGFSSFESFDPTPPSVMEECLNKGQDNLSNSMQMGPTNQTQMMYTREYDHVMKAEAMMTFAQEFGAVEAPTSGLSTALFRSPYFPKSRKAESSNSCSNNYLYGAEPPSSPYIEGSEGKNGLVINTKTCSGKHDTSMTLHSKNYYTFVDSRKDINDKKPVTCIDNSIAKSEGIVQPPFSNIGSNASVKSVLRKMTGGTKEADHFVLSAKNLLATDVTCAMLQASMCRLRHTLLSSGNNLLSVGLSRSTGVTFSNQLPTDPSTTTDISGKYEVKKKENIPVRIAGDIDGGMLDGHLNAPVGVWRSVGASKVVKPSNSPNIDVGSSFSHNSFNEESLLSYGQRKPLQELLDGIALLVQQATSFVDLALDADCGDGPYGLLAMQEQWRRGFCCGPSMVHAGCGGTLASSHSLDIAGLELVDPLSSDVHASTVISLLQSDIKTALKSAFSNLEGPLSVTDWCKGRNQLVDTGSIVDGVSAESSISECRDSSEPMSPSQSSVCGSSSIKVSSIMDNAKVDETSQRRSGQDSESEQHPSSRLKPTLIAVPLPSILVGYQDDWLKASANCLQHWEKAPLEPYALQKPITYHVVCPDIDPLTSAAADFFQQLGTVYETCKLGTHLPLGLGNQMEIEPAKSSTCGFVLLDCPQSMKIESSNASLVGSVSDYFLSLSNGWDLTSYLKSLSKALRALNLSSCFSANPTEGSNSSSLVIYVVCPFPDPTAILQTVIESSVAIGSVIQQSDRERRSSLHSQVVKALSGWATVDEASASNILVLSGCSIPKLVLQIVTVDAIFRVTSPSVSELVILKETAFTVYNKARRISRGISSDLAQLAFSSRSQSALAQMPSPISGMWKDCVGPRMVGHSLPRESDIDASLRPGNWDNSWQPARSGVLNCDPSRTGDIFLHDEIRYMFEPLFILAEPGSPEHGISVISSPSSEASKALADDSSGNHGQSTNTAGNVDSASSIDGSGSDQKTHPSLHCCYGWTEDWRWLVCIWTDSRGELLDCNIFPFGGISSRQDTKGLQCLFVQVLQQGCLILQSCDPGLAKPRDFMIARIGGFYELEYLEWQKAIYSVGGSEMKRWPLQLRKSLSDGASSTSNGSSLQQTDMSLIPERTLPSSPSPLYSPHAKQTGFIKGSLDGQPAARKQLMSGHSMVDSSRGLLHWAQSISFVAVSMDHTLQLVLPADSSSPGYVEGFTPVKSLGSASSAYILIPSPSMRSLPPTALQLPTCLTAESPPLAHLLHSKGSALPLSTGFVVSKAVPSMRKDYRSNLKEEWPSVLSVSLIDYYGGSNIPQEKIVRGVNKQGGRGLSWDAKDFETETHLILESLAAELHALSWMTVSPAYLERRTALPFHCDMVLRLRRLLHFADKELSKQSEKS; this comes from the exons ATGTGGACCAACGTTTTCAAAATT GGTGGTCTTCATCAAATAACATGGTTTCAGTTTCTCCCTCATGAACCTGATCTGAACCCTCTACCTGATAAAAG TTTAAAATCGGACCAGAAGGATGCTGCAATGTTACTGGTGCTTTCATCACATCTGCAACTGCAAAAGGAAGGGTTTCTCAGCACATGGACCAATTCTTTCGTTGGACCCTGGGATCCATCCCAGGGTTTGCATAATCCAG ATGAAAAGATTAAGCTGTGGCTTTTTCTTCCTGGGCGTCATTCATCAGTTTCGGAGACTGCTCAGCCAGCATTATCTGGCTTAAGAG TTGTCGCATCTGGGCTTTGGGTTGCTCCTGGGGATTCAGAAGAGGTTGCATCTGCTCTCTCTCAGGCTTTAAGGAATTGCATAGAAAG AGCACTGCTTGGGCTTTATTACATGAGATTTGGAGATGTATTTTCAAAGGTTCATCAATTTCAAAGTGAAGAACTGCTCAG GAAAGGACACCCTGCATTTGAGTTTGTCTTTGCTGCAACAGAGGAGGCAATCTTTATACATGTCATAGTGTCCTCAAA GAATATCCGGATGCTTTCCACCAGTGATCTGGAAAAACTATTGAAACATTCTACGGAGGCGACATATAGACTTCCAG TGGTTGTTTCTCCGCATGGGGTGCGTGGCAGCCTGACTGGTTGTTCTTCGAGTGATCTTGTCAAGCAAAGTTATTTCAG cAGTTCTGCCAAATTTAGGGTGTCAAATGGAATTATAGGTCTCCCATATCATGTTTCCCAGGGTGTTGGTTGCCAGCTGAGGGGGCAGAACTGTTTTGTTGAAGTAAGCCTTGGCTTCGCTAGATCTGGAACCGACAAGGCATTGCAGACAAACAGAAATATTGTTAGGAATTTACCTAAATCTCCTGTCATGGGACAAAGTGATCACAAGGGATCACCAGATCATTTGCTAGTTAATGAGAAAACATTTCTCTATCCAGCTGAGGCAGTGCTTGTACCAGTTTTTCAAACATCATTAGCCAGGTCTTCTTTGAGAAG ATTTTGGCTGCAGAATTGGATGGGTCCATCGCTGACTGGTTCTTCATCCTTTATTCACTG TGCTGGTAATGTGGAATCTACTGAAGATCCTTGGACAGAAATCAATGGATCCCGCACGCAAAATAGTTATGATAGTAGTAGCAACAGTAACAGTAGCAGTATTAGTAGCTTAAGTGCCAGCTCTAGCGATAGTGATTACAAAACTACAGGACTAAGTGAACTAGAGGCAGATGCTGATTCTTTAACGTGTAGACAGTCTATGGTATCTTCTGGTCGATTGGGAAGTGATGGATCCATATTG GGCTCTAAGCGGTCTCGAACAGGAGTGACACAGTCATTAAGTATGACTACACATATTCCTGGGCAAGATGCGTACATGTCTGATTTTGGTTCCATGGAAGTTAACAATTCAGCCATTACAAGAGTAGGGAACGAGCCAATTGGCTCTATCTGGGACTGGGATGATGAGGAAGATAAAGGCATGGAAATGGATATTCAAGCACTATTATCTGAATTTGGGGATTTTGGTGACTTCTTTGAAAATGATGTTTTGCCTTTTGGAGAG CCCCCAGGAACTGCTGAATCTCAGGCACTTATCTTGTCTGCCCCAGATTGTGGAGATGTCAACAGCAGTCCAGCTGGTGCCAGTGCGATGGATGTTTCTGATCAAATGCTTTTGCCTATTGGGTTTTCTTCCTTTGAGAGCTTTGATCCAACTCCTCCATCAGTCATGGAGGAATGTCTTAACAAAGGTCAAGATAACTTGAGTAACTCCATGCAAATGGGTCCAACCAATCAAACTCAAATGATGTATACAAGGGAGTATGATCATGTAATGAAAGCTGAAGCAATGATGACATTTGCTCAAGAATTTGGAGCTGTCGAGGCCCCTACTAGTGGGTTGTCCACAGCATTGTTCAGAAGCCCATATTTTCCGAAGTCTCGAAAAGCGGAGAGTTCAAATTCATGTTCTAACAATTACTTGTATGGTGCAGAGCCACCCTCTTCTCCCTATATTGAAGGATCAGAGGGAAAGAATGGACTGGTCATCAATACAAAAACATGTTCCGGAAAACACGATACTAGTATGACTCTCCACTCCAAAAATTATTATACGTTTGTTGATAGTAGAAAAGACATAAATGACAAAAAACCAGTCACATGTATTGATAACAGCATTGCAAAATCTGAGGGGATAGTACAACCTCCGTTCTCGAACATTGGTTCTAATGCTTCTGTCAAGTCTGTTCTCAGGAAGATGACTGGAGGCACAAAGGAAGCAGATCATTTCGTTCTATCTGCAAAAAATTTATTGGCAACTGATGTCACCTGTGCAATGTTGCAAGCTTCCATGTGCAGGTTACGACACACACTCTTATCTTCTGGTAACAACCTCCTTTCTGTTGGTTTGAGTAGGTCAACTGGGGTTACATTTTCTAATCAGCTTCCTACTGACCCAAGTACCACCACAGACATATCTGGCAAGTATGAggtgaaaaagaaagaaaatataccGGTTAGGATTGCAGGTGATATTGACGGAGGAATGCTTGATGGGCACCTTAATGCACCTGTTGGTGTTTGGCGCTCTGTAGGAGCTTCAAAAGTCGTAAAACCTTCCAATTCACCTAACATAGACGTTGGCTCTTCCTTTTCCCATAATTCATTCAATGAAGAAAGCCTCCTTTCTTATGGTCAAAGAAAACCACTTCAGGAGCTTCTTGATGGGATTGCATTGCTTGTCCAACAAGCTACTTCCTTTGTTGATCTTGCCTTGGATGCAGATTGTGGTGATGGTCCTTATGGTCTGCTTGCAATGCAAGAGCAGTGGAGGCGTGGGTTTTGTTGTGGGCCTTCAATGGTCCATGCTGGTTGTGGGGGAACTCTTGCCTCTTCTCATTCGCTTGACATTGCTGGGTTGGAGTTGGTGGATCCACTTTCTTCTGAT GTTCATGCTTCTACTGTGATAAGTTTGCTGCAATCTGATATCAAAACAGCTTTAAAATCAGCATTTTCCAATCTGGAAGGGCCATTATCAGTGACTGATTGGTGCAAAGGACGCAACCAATTGGTTGATACTGGAAGTATAGTTGATGGAGTTTCTGCTGAATCCAGCATTAGTGAATGTAGGGATTCTTCAGAACCCATGAGTCCATCCCAATCATCTGTTTGTGGATCATCCAGTATTAAAG TTTCCAGCATCATGGATAATGCTAAGGTGGATGAGACTTCCCAAAGGAGATCCGGTCAAGATTCAGAATCAGAGCAGCACCCGTCTTCCCGGCTTAAACCTACCCTCATTGCTGTTCCATTACCTTCTATACTTGTAGG GTATCAGGATGATTGGCTCAAGGCATCGGCAAACTGTCTGCAGCACTGGGAAAAGGCTCCCCTAGAACCTTATGCTCTGCAGAAACCT ATTACATATCATGTTGTATGTCCTGACATTGATCCCCTTACTTCTGCTGCTGCTGATTTTTTTCAACAACTAGGAACAG TCTATGAGACGTGCAAGCTAGGTACTCATTTACCTCTGGGCTTGGGGAATCAGATGGAGATAGAGCCTGCGAAGTCGTCAACTTGTGGTTTTGTTTTACTTGATTGCCCTCAATCAATGAAGATTGAGAGTAGCAATGCATCGCTTGTTGGTTCAGTAAGTGATTATTTTTTGTCTCTATCTAATGGCTGGGATCTGACTAGTTATCTCAAGTCTCTTTCGAAGGCGCTGAGAGCTTTGAACCTGAGCTCTTGTTTTTCAGCGAACCCCACAGAAGGAAGTAACAGTTCAAGTTTG GTAATCTATGTGGTGTGCCCGTTTCCCGATCCTACTGCAATTTTGCAAACTGTTATTGAATCTTCTGTTGCCATTGGTTCGGTTATCCAACAGTCTGATAGAGAGAGGAGATCTAGTTTGCATAGTCAGGTTGTGAAGGCATTGAGTGGTTGGGCAACTGTTGATGAGGCTTCGGCATCTAATATCCTTGTGCTTTCTGGGTGTAGTATTCCTAAATTGGTCTTGCAGATAGTTACAGTCGATGCCATTTTCAGAGTCACAAGTCCATCAGTGAGTGAGCTTGTCATTTTAAAAGAGACTGCCTTTACTGTGTATAACAAGGCTCGTCGCATTTCACGTGGCATCTCTAGTGATTTAGCTCAATTGGCATTTTCCAGCAGATCTCAGTCTGCTTTGGCACAAATGCCTTCTCCCATCTCTGGGATGTGGAAAGACTGTGTTGGTCCTCGAATGGTAGGACATTCTCTTCCAAGAGAGAGTGACATTGATGCTAGCTTGAGACCTGGTAATTGGGATAATTCTTGGCAACCAGCCAGGTCTGGGGTTCTAAACTGCGATCCAAGTAGAACTGGGGATATTTTTCTCCATGATGAAATTCGCTACATGTTTGAACCGCTTTTCATTCTTGCTGAACCAGGTTCTCCTGAACATGGTATTTCAGTTATTAGTAGCCCTAGTTCAGAAGCTTCCAAGGCATTGGCAGATGACAGTAGTGGTAACCATGGGCAGAGCACAAATACAGCTGGGAATGTGGATTCTGCTTCAAGCATTGATGGATCTGGGTCTGATCAAAAGACTCATCCAAGCTTACATTGTTGCTATGGATGGACAGAGGACTGGCGTTGGCTTGTATGCATCTGGACAGATTCAAGGGGAGAATTGCTGGATTGCAATATTTTCCCATTTGGTGGAATAAGCAGTAGGCAGGATACAAAAGGTCTACAGTGCCTTTTTGTCCAAGTTCTTCAGCAAGGTTGTCTGATACTCCAATCTTGTGATCCTGGCCTTGCAAAGCCTCGAGATTTTATGATAGCACGCATTGGAGGTTTCTATGAGCTTGAGTACCTTG AGTGGCAGAAAGCTATTTATTCAGTTGGCGGATCTGAGATGAAGAGATGGCCCCTGCAACTCCGTAAATCTCTGTCTGATGGGGCGTCCTCGACTAGTAATGGCTCTTCTTTGCAACAAACAGATATGAGTTTGATTCCAGAAAGAACCCTTCCTTCCTCCCCTAGTCCTTTGTACAGCCCTCATGCGAAACAAACTGGTTTTATAAAAGGCAGTTTAGACGGGCAACCTGCTGCAAGAAAGCAGTTAATGAGCGGACATTCTATGGTTGACAGTTCAAGGGGTTTGCTCCATTGGGCACAAAGCATTAGTTTTGTTGCAGTTTCTATGGACCATACTTTACAGTTAGTTCTCCCAGCGGATTCTTCATCTCCTG GTTATGTAGAAGGTTTCACTCCAGTGAAGTCTCTTGGTTCTGCATCTTCTGCATATATTCTTATTCCTTCTCCCAGCATGCGGTCCCTTCCTCCAACAGCTCTTCAACTCCCCACATGCCTGACCGCCGAGTCTCCACCTCTAGCTCATCTGCTTCACAGCAAGGGTTCTGCTCTTCCACTCTCCACAGGGTTTGTGGTTTCGAAAGCAGTACCTTCCATGAGGAAAGACTATAGAAGCAACCTGAAAGAAGAATGGCCTTCGGTACTTTCAGTGAGCCTCATTGATTATTATGGAGGTTCTAACATCCCCCAAGAGAAGATTGTTCGAGGAGTTAACAAGCAAGGTGGTAGAGGTTTGAGCTGGGATGCTAAAGATTTTGAAACTGAGACACACTTGATTTTGGAATCCCTTGCAGCAGAGCTTCATGCCTTATCATGGATGACAGTCAGCCCCGCATACCTAGAACGACGAACAGCACTTCCTTTCCATTGTGACATGGTTCTAAGACTTAGACGACTTCTTCACTTTGCTGACAAAGAGCTCTCCAAGCAGTCGGAGAAATCTTGA
- the LOC101505892 gene encoding mediator of RNA polymerase II transcription subunit 13 isoform X3 — protein sequence MLSTSDLEKLLKHSTEATYRLPVVVSPHGVRGSLTGCSSSDLVKQSYFSSSAKFRVSNGIIGLPYHVSQGVGCQLRGQNCFVEVSLGFARSGTDKALQTNRNIVRNLPKSPVMGQSDHKGSPDHLLVNEKTFLYPAEAVLVPVFQTSLARSSLRRFWLQNWMGPSLTGSSSFIHCAGNVESTEDPWTEINGSRTQNSYDSSSNSNSSSISSLSASSSDSDYKTTGLSELEADADSLTCRQSMVSSGRLGSDGSILGSKRSRTGVTQSLSMTTHIPGQDAYMSDFGSMEVNNSAITRVGNEPIGSIWDWDDEEDKGMEMDIQALLSEFGDFGDFFENDVLPFGEPPGTAESQALILSAPDCGDVNSSPAGASAMDVSDQMLLPIGFSSFESFDPTPPSVMEECLNKGQDNLSNSMQMGPTNQTQMMYTREYDHVMKAEAMMTFAQEFGAVEAPTSGLSTALFRSPYFPKSRKAESSNSCSNNYLYGAEPPSSPYIEGSEGKNGLVINTKTCSGKHDTSMTLHSKNYYTFVDSRKDINDKKPVTCIDNSIAKSEGIVQPPFSNIGSNASVKSVLRKMTGGTKEADHFVLSAKNLLATDVTCAMLQASMCRLRHTLLSSGNNLLSVGLSRSTGVTFSNQLPTDPSTTTDISGKYEVKKKENIPVRIAGDIDGGMLDGHLNAPVGVWRSVGASKVVKPSNSPNIDVGSSFSHNSFNEESLLSYGQRKPLQELLDGIALLVQQATSFVDLALDADCGDGPYGLLAMQEQWRRGFCCGPSMVHAGCGGTLASSHSLDIAGLELVDPLSSDVHASTVISLLQSDIKTALKSAFSNLEGPLSVTDWCKGRNQLVDTGSIVDGVSAESSISECRDSSEPMSPSQSSVCGSSSIKVSSIMDNAKVDETSQRRSGQDSESEQHPSSRLKPTLIAVPLPSILVGYQDDWLKASANCLQHWEKAPLEPYALQKPITYHVVCPDIDPLTSAAADFFQQLGTVYETCKLGTHLPLGLGNQMEIEPAKSSTCGFVLLDCPQSMKIESSNASLVGSVSDYFLSLSNGWDLTSYLKSLSKALRALNLSSCFSANPTEGSNSSSLVIYVVCPFPDPTAILQTVIESSVAIGSVIQQSDRERRSSLHSQVVKALSGWATVDEASASNILVLSGCSIPKLVLQIVTVDAIFRVTSPSVSELVILKETAFTVYNKARRISRGISSDLAQLAFSSRSQSALAQMPSPISGMWKDCVGPRMVGHSLPRESDIDASLRPGNWDNSWQPARSGVLNCDPSRTGDIFLHDEIRYMFEPLFILAEPGSPEHGISVISSPSSEASKALADDSSGNHGQSTNTAGNVDSASSIDGSGSDQKTHPSLHCCYGWTEDWRWLVCIWTDSRGELLDCNIFPFGGISSRQDTKGLQCLFVQVLQQGCLILQSCDPGLAKPRDFMIARIGGFYELEYLEWQKAIYSVGGSEMKRWPLQLRKSLSDGASSTSNGSSLQQTDMSLIPERTLPSSPSPLYSPHAKQTGFIKGSLDGQPAARKQLMSGHSMVDSSRGLLHWAQSISFVAVSMDHTLQLVLPADSSSPGYVEGFTPVKSLGSASSAYILIPSPSMRSLPPTALQLPTCLTAESPPLAHLLHSKGSALPLSTGFVVSKAVPSMRKDYRSNLKEEWPSVLSVSLIDYYGGSNIPQEKIVRGVNKQGGRGLSWDAKDFETETHLILESLAAELHALSWMTVSPAYLERRTALPFHCDMVLRLRRLLHFADKELSKQSEKS from the exons ATGCTTTCCACCAGTGATCTGGAAAAACTATTGAAACATTCTACGGAGGCGACATATAGACTTCCAG TGGTTGTTTCTCCGCATGGGGTGCGTGGCAGCCTGACTGGTTGTTCTTCGAGTGATCTTGTCAAGCAAAGTTATTTCAG cAGTTCTGCCAAATTTAGGGTGTCAAATGGAATTATAGGTCTCCCATATCATGTTTCCCAGGGTGTTGGTTGCCAGCTGAGGGGGCAGAACTGTTTTGTTGAAGTAAGCCTTGGCTTCGCTAGATCTGGAACCGACAAGGCATTGCAGACAAACAGAAATATTGTTAGGAATTTACCTAAATCTCCTGTCATGGGACAAAGTGATCACAAGGGATCACCAGATCATTTGCTAGTTAATGAGAAAACATTTCTCTATCCAGCTGAGGCAGTGCTTGTACCAGTTTTTCAAACATCATTAGCCAGGTCTTCTTTGAGAAG ATTTTGGCTGCAGAATTGGATGGGTCCATCGCTGACTGGTTCTTCATCCTTTATTCACTG TGCTGGTAATGTGGAATCTACTGAAGATCCTTGGACAGAAATCAATGGATCCCGCACGCAAAATAGTTATGATAGTAGTAGCAACAGTAACAGTAGCAGTATTAGTAGCTTAAGTGCCAGCTCTAGCGATAGTGATTACAAAACTACAGGACTAAGTGAACTAGAGGCAGATGCTGATTCTTTAACGTGTAGACAGTCTATGGTATCTTCTGGTCGATTGGGAAGTGATGGATCCATATTG GGCTCTAAGCGGTCTCGAACAGGAGTGACACAGTCATTAAGTATGACTACACATATTCCTGGGCAAGATGCGTACATGTCTGATTTTGGTTCCATGGAAGTTAACAATTCAGCCATTACAAGAGTAGGGAACGAGCCAATTGGCTCTATCTGGGACTGGGATGATGAGGAAGATAAAGGCATGGAAATGGATATTCAAGCACTATTATCTGAATTTGGGGATTTTGGTGACTTCTTTGAAAATGATGTTTTGCCTTTTGGAGAG CCCCCAGGAACTGCTGAATCTCAGGCACTTATCTTGTCTGCCCCAGATTGTGGAGATGTCAACAGCAGTCCAGCTGGTGCCAGTGCGATGGATGTTTCTGATCAAATGCTTTTGCCTATTGGGTTTTCTTCCTTTGAGAGCTTTGATCCAACTCCTCCATCAGTCATGGAGGAATGTCTTAACAAAGGTCAAGATAACTTGAGTAACTCCATGCAAATGGGTCCAACCAATCAAACTCAAATGATGTATACAAGGGAGTATGATCATGTAATGAAAGCTGAAGCAATGATGACATTTGCTCAAGAATTTGGAGCTGTCGAGGCCCCTACTAGTGGGTTGTCCACAGCATTGTTCAGAAGCCCATATTTTCCGAAGTCTCGAAAAGCGGAGAGTTCAAATTCATGTTCTAACAATTACTTGTATGGTGCAGAGCCACCCTCTTCTCCCTATATTGAAGGATCAGAGGGAAAGAATGGACTGGTCATCAATACAAAAACATGTTCCGGAAAACACGATACTAGTATGACTCTCCACTCCAAAAATTATTATACGTTTGTTGATAGTAGAAAAGACATAAATGACAAAAAACCAGTCACATGTATTGATAACAGCATTGCAAAATCTGAGGGGATAGTACAACCTCCGTTCTCGAACATTGGTTCTAATGCTTCTGTCAAGTCTGTTCTCAGGAAGATGACTGGAGGCACAAAGGAAGCAGATCATTTCGTTCTATCTGCAAAAAATTTATTGGCAACTGATGTCACCTGTGCAATGTTGCAAGCTTCCATGTGCAGGTTACGACACACACTCTTATCTTCTGGTAACAACCTCCTTTCTGTTGGTTTGAGTAGGTCAACTGGGGTTACATTTTCTAATCAGCTTCCTACTGACCCAAGTACCACCACAGACATATCTGGCAAGTATGAggtgaaaaagaaagaaaatataccGGTTAGGATTGCAGGTGATATTGACGGAGGAATGCTTGATGGGCACCTTAATGCACCTGTTGGTGTTTGGCGCTCTGTAGGAGCTTCAAAAGTCGTAAAACCTTCCAATTCACCTAACATAGACGTTGGCTCTTCCTTTTCCCATAATTCATTCAATGAAGAAAGCCTCCTTTCTTATGGTCAAAGAAAACCACTTCAGGAGCTTCTTGATGGGATTGCATTGCTTGTCCAACAAGCTACTTCCTTTGTTGATCTTGCCTTGGATGCAGATTGTGGTGATGGTCCTTATGGTCTGCTTGCAATGCAAGAGCAGTGGAGGCGTGGGTTTTGTTGTGGGCCTTCAATGGTCCATGCTGGTTGTGGGGGAACTCTTGCCTCTTCTCATTCGCTTGACATTGCTGGGTTGGAGTTGGTGGATCCACTTTCTTCTGAT GTTCATGCTTCTACTGTGATAAGTTTGCTGCAATCTGATATCAAAACAGCTTTAAAATCAGCATTTTCCAATCTGGAAGGGCCATTATCAGTGACTGATTGGTGCAAAGGACGCAACCAATTGGTTGATACTGGAAGTATAGTTGATGGAGTTTCTGCTGAATCCAGCATTAGTGAATGTAGGGATTCTTCAGAACCCATGAGTCCATCCCAATCATCTGTTTGTGGATCATCCAGTATTAAAG TTTCCAGCATCATGGATAATGCTAAGGTGGATGAGACTTCCCAAAGGAGATCCGGTCAAGATTCAGAATCAGAGCAGCACCCGTCTTCCCGGCTTAAACCTACCCTCATTGCTGTTCCATTACCTTCTATACTTGTAGG GTATCAGGATGATTGGCTCAAGGCATCGGCAAACTGTCTGCAGCACTGGGAAAAGGCTCCCCTAGAACCTTATGCTCTGCAGAAACCT ATTACATATCATGTTGTATGTCCTGACATTGATCCCCTTACTTCTGCTGCTGCTGATTTTTTTCAACAACTAGGAACAG TCTATGAGACGTGCAAGCTAGGTACTCATTTACCTCTGGGCTTGGGGAATCAGATGGAGATAGAGCCTGCGAAGTCGTCAACTTGTGGTTTTGTTTTACTTGATTGCCCTCAATCAATGAAGATTGAGAGTAGCAATGCATCGCTTGTTGGTTCAGTAAGTGATTATTTTTTGTCTCTATCTAATGGCTGGGATCTGACTAGTTATCTCAAGTCTCTTTCGAAGGCGCTGAGAGCTTTGAACCTGAGCTCTTGTTTTTCAGCGAACCCCACAGAAGGAAGTAACAGTTCAAGTTTG GTAATCTATGTGGTGTGCCCGTTTCCCGATCCTACTGCAATTTTGCAAACTGTTATTGAATCTTCTGTTGCCATTGGTTCGGTTATCCAACAGTCTGATAGAGAGAGGAGATCTAGTTTGCATAGTCAGGTTGTGAAGGCATTGAGTGGTTGGGCAACTGTTGATGAGGCTTCGGCATCTAATATCCTTGTGCTTTCTGGGTGTAGTATTCCTAAATTGGTCTTGCAGATAGTTACAGTCGATGCCATTTTCAGAGTCACAAGTCCATCAGTGAGTGAGCTTGTCATTTTAAAAGAGACTGCCTTTACTGTGTATAACAAGGCTCGTCGCATTTCACGTGGCATCTCTAGTGATTTAGCTCAATTGGCATTTTCCAGCAGATCTCAGTCTGCTTTGGCACAAATGCCTTCTCCCATCTCTGGGATGTGGAAAGACTGTGTTGGTCCTCGAATGGTAGGACATTCTCTTCCAAGAGAGAGTGACATTGATGCTAGCTTGAGACCTGGTAATTGGGATAATTCTTGGCAACCAGCCAGGTCTGGGGTTCTAAACTGCGATCCAAGTAGAACTGGGGATATTTTTCTCCATGATGAAATTCGCTACATGTTTGAACCGCTTTTCATTCTTGCTGAACCAGGTTCTCCTGAACATGGTATTTCAGTTATTAGTAGCCCTAGTTCAGAAGCTTCCAAGGCATTGGCAGATGACAGTAGTGGTAACCATGGGCAGAGCACAAATACAGCTGGGAATGTGGATTCTGCTTCAAGCATTGATGGATCTGGGTCTGATCAAAAGACTCATCCAAGCTTACATTGTTGCTATGGATGGACAGAGGACTGGCGTTGGCTTGTATGCATCTGGACAGATTCAAGGGGAGAATTGCTGGATTGCAATATTTTCCCATTTGGTGGAATAAGCAGTAGGCAGGATACAAAAGGTCTACAGTGCCTTTTTGTCCAAGTTCTTCAGCAAGGTTGTCTGATACTCCAATCTTGTGATCCTGGCCTTGCAAAGCCTCGAGATTTTATGATAGCACGCATTGGAGGTTTCTATGAGCTTGAGTACCTTG AGTGGCAGAAAGCTATTTATTCAGTTGGCGGATCTGAGATGAAGAGATGGCCCCTGCAACTCCGTAAATCTCTGTCTGATGGGGCGTCCTCGACTAGTAATGGCTCTTCTTTGCAACAAACAGATATGAGTTTGATTCCAGAAAGAACCCTTCCTTCCTCCCCTAGTCCTTTGTACAGCCCTCATGCGAAACAAACTGGTTTTATAAAAGGCAGTTTAGACGGGCAACCTGCTGCAAGAAAGCAGTTAATGAGCGGACATTCTATGGTTGACAGTTCAAGGGGTTTGCTCCATTGGGCACAAAGCATTAGTTTTGTTGCAGTTTCTATGGACCATACTTTACAGTTAGTTCTCCCAGCGGATTCTTCATCTCCTG GTTATGTAGAAGGTTTCACTCCAGTGAAGTCTCTTGGTTCTGCATCTTCTGCATATATTCTTATTCCTTCTCCCAGCATGCGGTCCCTTCCTCCAACAGCTCTTCAACTCCCCACATGCCTGACCGCCGAGTCTCCACCTCTAGCTCATCTGCTTCACAGCAAGGGTTCTGCTCTTCCACTCTCCACAGGGTTTGTGGTTTCGAAAGCAGTACCTTCCATGAGGAAAGACTATAGAAGCAACCTGAAAGAAGAATGGCCTTCGGTACTTTCAGTGAGCCTCATTGATTATTATGGAGGTTCTAACATCCCCCAAGAGAAGATTGTTCGAGGAGTTAACAAGCAAGGTGGTAGAGGTTTGAGCTGGGATGCTAAAGATTTTGAAACTGAGACACACTTGATTTTGGAATCCCTTGCAGCAGAGCTTCATGCCTTATCATGGATGACAGTCAGCCCCGCATACCTAGAACGACGAACAGCACTTCCTTTCCATTGTGACATGGTTCTAAGACTTAGACGACTTCTTCACTTTGCTGACAAAGAGCTCTCCAAGCAGTCGGAGAAATCTTGA